Genomic DNA from bacterium:
CCGCTAGCGAACTTGCGCACGCTCACCCGACGAGATGCCTGCGCTCTATTTCCTTGCTGGCCGCCCCCCGCCCCCCGCCCCGCGACCAGCCGTGCAAGCGACTGGGTTCGCTTCGGCGGGGCTGGGTACAGGCCGGGCGGAAATAAAGCGCAGGCATAGAATCCGTTCGGCGTGCGCGTAGGTTGCCGGCGGCGAAAGCCGCAAAGGGCAACACCCAGTCCAGCTTTCTACGCGTCCACCCGATCCCCGGCCGAGCCATTCCGCCCGGCCTGTACCCAGCCCCGCCGACTCGAGGGCCACACCCGAGAAGCGAAGCGGCCTCCACCGCGGGCGAGGCGCACTCCGGCAGAGAGGTCAGCGGACCTGGATTTGGATGTTTCCGCCCGAGGTGTCGAGGGAGAGGGAGGGGCCGCCTCCGCCGACCTTTCCTTTGATCTCGGAGCGGGCGCTCTCACCTTCCAGGTGCAGTTCGTCGTCCAGTTCGACTCGTCCGCCACTGGTCTTCGCGTCCAGGTCGAAGCCCAGATCCGGCGGTACTTCGACCTGGATCGAGCCTCCGGATGTCTCGAGCTTGCCCTCGGGCTGGCCATTGAAGCGAACCTCGATGGGGCCGCCGCTGGTCTTGGCCCTGACTTCACCTGACGCTTCGCGAACCCGGATGCTGCCTCCGCTCGTGTGCACATCGACATCTCCGGTGACCTCCGAGACGTGGATCCTCCCGCCGCTCGTTTCTGCATTCAGGTCGCCGTCAATCTCCTGGGCCTGGATCCGGCCGCCAGAGGTCTCGATGTCCACATTGCCCGTGTCTGCTCCAAGCCGATTCTTCCGCCGCTCGTGTGTGCACGGACGTCGCCGTGGATGTCTTCGATGTCGATCCGGCCTCCGCCCGTTTCCAGATCGAGCGAGAACCTCGTGGGTACGCGGACGTGGATGCTCACCTTGCCCGAGAACCAGCCCAGGAATCCGTCGCTTCGTCCGTGAACGAAGATCTCGTCCTCGCTCTCATCGACCTCGAAGCGGAAGCGCCCGCTCGAGCGGCCGTTCAGCTCGACGCTCGATTCGTCGTGGCTATCGATTTCGATGCGTCCGCTGGGTAGCTGGATGCGAAGCCGTCCGCCGGTCTCCATCGGGATCGTCGCCTCGAGGTCATCAGCGGAGCCTGTGTTCGGAATCACCAGGATCAAGAGCAGCCCAAGGGTGGCGGCTGC
This window encodes:
- a CDS encoding DUF4097 domain-containing protein; this encodes MDIETSGGRIQAQEIDGDLNAETSGGRIHVSEVTGDVDVHTSGGSIRVREASGEVRAKTSGGPIEVRFNGQPEGKLETSGGSIQVEVPPDLGFDLDAKTSGGRVELDDELHLEGESARSEIKGKVGGGGPSLSLDTSGGNIQIQVR